A stretch of the Engraulis encrasicolus isolate BLACKSEA-1 chromosome 19, IST_EnEncr_1.0, whole genome shotgun sequence genome encodes the following:
- the rp1l1a gene encoding oxygen-regulated protein 1, giving the protein MAIHHRSFKCFDALLDDLSQKVPLPFGVRTITTPRGTHSIKRLEQLQDGGCYLCSDRRHTKPINMEVAGKRPTMWHHHSRPHSGRRKPTRPDEAPPSEHAGGGSPHFLRHPKRIVLVKNADPSVRRSIILSRRTGRSLRVFLEEASELMQCHIKKLYTIEGRKIDSIQSLVHSPNVLVCVGREPFRPLMVDCHKNSQEEKLPGMGSRSRSSLCSDGHESKKNVNFGLETKKSIIHPRCDSSNRSTRFSLSSEKSNGVCTPGQSGYVATCTHGKEPFINDDIEKRVLVNKDGSLSVEMKVRFRLTNDETLQWSTEIKKSPLASNDTLNEKEANTHYLQQAKESSEHESSGEVEEVYTTKLKKRHIQVDESRCENCCNHCQEYDIWKNPIHREHHRKARHVKSSSSSASSHKVVHKEASVDSVQSRTISRSSEEYTEHVVEKFHQQTMDGGDTVVEYCTISRCCSRSEVCSTATTSKKKAEGGENRPDTTERRQLCCVEVTKASDTDDRPVSETSTSSKVLESLREDQDDDFDDFAPSASRNSRHSPEVRHLYQTHLG; this is encoded by the exons ATGGCCATCCACCACCGCAGCTTCAAGTGCTTCGACGCCCTGCTGGACGACCTGTCGCAGAAAGTGCCCTTGCCCTTCGGGGTGcgcaccatcaccaccccccgcGGGACGCACAGCATCAAGCGACTCGAGCAGCTGCAGGACGGCGGCTGTTACCTGTGCTCCGACCGACGCCACACCAAACCCATCAACATGGAAGTGGCCGGCAAGCGGCCAACCATGTGGCACCACCACAGCCGCCCGCACAGCGGCCGCCGCAAGCCCACCAGGCCCGACGAGGCCCCGCCATCCGAGCACGCCGGCGGCGGCAGCCCGCACTTCCTGCGGCACCCCAAACGCATCGTGCTGGTGAAGAACGCAGACCCGTCGGTCAGGCGCTCCATCATCCTGAGCCGCAGGACGGGGCGCAGCCTCCGCGTCTTCTTGGAGGAGGCGTCGGAGCTCATGCAGTGCCACATCAAGAAACTCTACACCATCGAGGGCCGCAAG ATTGACAGCATCCAGAGCCTGGTGCACAGCCCtaatgtgctggtgtgtgtgggtcGGGAGCCATTCCGGCCACTCATGGTGGACTGTCACAAGAACTCACAAGAGGAGAAGCTTCCGGGCATGGGCAGCCGATCCCGCTCCAGCCTCTGCAGTGACGGACATGAGAGCAAGAAAAATG TTAATTTTGGCCTCGAGACAAAGAAGAGCATCATTCACCCAAGGTGCGACTCAAGCAACAGGTCGACCAGATTCTCCCTGTCGTCAGAAAAATCAAACGGAGTATGCACGCCTGGTCAATCTGGCTATGTTGCCACCTGCACCCATGGAAAGGAACCATTCATAAACGATGACATCGAGAAGCGTGTTCTCGTAAACAAAGACGGCAGCCTCTCGGTAGAAATGAAAGTCCGCTTCCGCCTCACCAACGACGAGACTCTCCAGTGGTCTACAGAGATCAAGAAATCGCCGCTGGCCTCAAATGACACCCTCAACGAGAAGGAAGCCAATACTCACTATTTGCAGCAAGCTAAAGAGTCCTCGGAGCACGAGTCCAGCGGAGAGGTTGAAGAGGTGTATACCACAAAGCTGAAAAAGAGACACATACAGGTAGATGAGTCTCGCTGTGAGAACTGCTGCAATCACTGCCAGGAGTACGACATCTGGAAAAACCCCATACACAGGGAACACCACAGGAAAGCCAGGCACGTGAAGTCCTCGAGCTCCAGTGCGTCGTCCCATAAAGTGGTCCACAAGGAGGCCTCTGTGGACAGCGTCCAGTCGCGGACAATCTCCCGCTCCAGCGAAGAGTACACAGAGCACGTGGTGGAGAAGTTCCATCAGCAGACGATGGATGGAGGAGACACCGTGGTGGAGTACTGCACCATAAGCCGATGCTGCAGCCGCAGCGAGGTCTGCTCCACAGCGACAACGTCAAAGAAGAAGGCAGAGGGAGGTGAGAATAGACCTGATACCACAGAGCGGAGGCAACTGTGCTGTGTTGAGGTTACCAAAGCATCAGACACAGATGATCGCCCTGTTTCTGAGACTAGCACCTCCTCAAAAGTGCTCGAGTCTCTCAGGGAGGATCAAGACGACGACTTTGATGACTTTGCCCCCAGTGCGTCCAGGAACTCTCGGCATTCTCCAG AGGTGCGACACCTGTATCAGACACATCTGGGATAG
- the LOC134469854 gene encoding retinitis pigmentosa 1-like 1 protein produces MDGQSSLELVQSCLPNASPTDVVHEWLKNIPVDGPVYQMEDETDTEGPQRTDSVERLEDSIQNDSDELEDEQHSKTEENEEENIDPCEEKEDATEETIEAKDDTSAGEGDINNISDDAATQAEEGKIEETKIDGFPKRAHSSVQVMKALLSPKLDRCNSLPEVSPAYGRKLSRSAEGLLDCLAKLRLIDLDPANNPNPKYTEIMTILQTLWLYNPAEWDSKSSRVKDDPSAEDDANPRSSSGVDVSSGSADTPKSMTNNGAENVESSAENKLDEQEAEAENEEVVSNADTPDVAARVQGSQEISEKNNEADTGNEATQSGETHKETTEEPSESPNTSSGKESRSANDSERPEGSSSGTPPSTKQAQLTSRVSLEPDPTWVLSLLKKIEKQFMSHYASAMQEFKVRWNLDDNAMLDTMINELKVEVQNRIQSSIKRELQKIQGRAGKSPRPPSSNLSKDSVVTDQRRRRLKVMRDRSLKVSNSNGSDAASGTSFSDQRSDDEYCPCDACVRKKMEAKQVIRAEVLNTAPVRMEFDLRKILQIKKAPPPPPKVEPPPPAPTQPESVPSEEKQQDSNLDVVEEEPEQEEEEEAQEEADAEAEAEEGTAGGEDVEAEEEEQAGEDADEGETASVVHDDGGQEEEDGGAEDEDAQDEVADEEGDDATDQQQSKDETEDNAIAEKTPMDDTEGDVNQVDSTEAADEIQEELEEAEEEEEDGGEGDTAVQNDNEAEENEEAQDQEEIEDGGEEEEETTVVADSKAPKGKSWEQFRHRQMTRTSVESQTGSMDSMELQLEAKQIVQSVFTNIQGGPKRDWDETGSSSSSKKRSRSPAARANKPRRPKDSDIKVDDDLEY; encoded by the exons ATGGACGGGCAGTCCTCTTTAGAGCTGGTACAGTCTTGCCTACCAAATGCATCCCCCACTGATGTTGTGCACGAGTGGCTAAAGAACATTCCAGTCGATGGCCCAGTGTACCAAATGGAAGATGAGACTGACACTGAGGGACCACAGAGGACGGATTCTGTTGAGCGACTTGAAGACTCGATTCAAAATGACAGTGATGAGCTTGAAGATGAGCAGCATAGCAAaacagaggagaatgaggaggagaataTTGATCCATGTGAGGAGAAAGAAGATGCAACAGAGGAAACCATTGAGGCGAAAGATGATACTTCTGCCGGTGAGGGAGATATCAACAATATTTCCGATGATGCAGCGACCCAGGCAGAGGAAGGCAAGATTGAGGAAACCAAGATTGATGGTTTTCCAAAGCGAGCCCACTCTTCTGTCCAAGTTATGAAAGCACTTTTGAGCCCCAAGCTTGACAGGTGCAATAGTCTCCCAGAGGTCTCCCCTGCATATGGCAGGAAACTGAGTAGATCTGCAGAAGGCCTACTAGACTGCCTCGCGAAACTGAGACTAATAGATTTAGATCCCGCAAACAATCCAAATCCCAAATACACTGAGATCATGACCATCCTTCAAACACTTTGGCTTTACAACCCCGCTGAGTGGGATTCAAAGTCAAGCAGGGTCAAAGATGATCCTTCAGCTGAAGACGACGCCAATCCCAGATCATCCTCTGGGGTTGATGTCAGCAGTGGGTCAGCCGATACGCCTAAAAGCATGACCAACAATGGAGCAGAGAACGTTGAGTCATCAGCAGAAAATAAGCTTGACGAGCAGGAGGCAGAGGCTGAGAATGAAGAGGTCGTTTCAAATGCAGATACTCCCGACGTCGCCGCAAGAGTCCAGGGGAGTCAAGAAATTTCCGAGAAGAATAATGAAGCTGATACTGGAAATGAGGCGACTCAAAGTGGTGAGACTCACAAAGAAACTACTGAGGAACCATCTGAGTCGCCGAACACTAGCTCTGGAAAGGAGAGCAGATCAGCCAATGACAGCGAGCGGCCAGAGGGCTCAAGCTCAGGCACACCTCCCTCCACAAAACAAGCCCAACTTACCAGCAGAGTCTCCCTAGAACCAGATCCAACATGGGTCTTGAGTCTcctgaaaaaaatagaaaaacagTTCATGAGTCACTATGCCAGTGCAATGCAAGAGTTCAAGGTACGCTGGAACTTGGATGACAATGCAATGCTTGACACCATGATCAATGAACTGAAAGTTGAGGTGCAAAATAGAATACAGAGTAGCATTAAGAGGGAGCTTCAAAAAATTCAAGGTCGAGCTGGGAAATCGCCAAGGCCACCTTCGTCAAATCTGTCTAAAGACTCTGTCGTAACGGATCAAAGGCGACGGCGCTTGAAAGTCATGCGCGACCGCTCACTCAAGGTTTCCAACAGCAATGGCAGTGACGCGGCGTCTGGCACCAGTTTCAGCGACCAGCGAAGTGATGATGAGTACTGCCCATGCGACGCTTGCGTGAGGAAGAAAATGGAGGCCAAGCAGGTGATTCGCGCAGAAGTCCTGAACACCGCCCCAGTGAGGATGGAATTTGACCTTAGAAAAATCCTTCAGATAAAAAAggctcccccaccacctcctaaGGTggagccaccaccaccagcacccacACAACCAGAGAGCGTGCCCTCAGAGGAAAAACAACAGGATAGCAACTTggatgtggtggaggaggagccagagcaggaggaggaggaagaagctcAAGAGGAGGCTGAtgctgaggcagaggcagaggaggga ACTGCTGGGGGGGAGGATgtagaggcggaggaggaggagcaggcggGAGAGGATGCAGATGAGGGTGAAACAGCCAGCGTTGTTCATGATGATgggggccaggaggaggaggatggaggagctgAAGATGAAGATGCTCAGGATGAGGTTGCAGATGAAGAAGGGGATGATGCAACAGACCAGCAGCAAAGTAAGGATGAAACTGAAGACAATGCCATTGCAGAGAAAACACCAATGGACGACACAGAAGGAGACGTTAACCAGGTCGATTCCACTGAGGCTGCGGATGAAATACAGGAAGAGCTGGAGGaggctgaggaagaggaagaggatggcggCGAGGGTGACACGGCAGTTCAAAATGACAACGAAGCAGAGGAGAACGAGGAAGCTCAGGATCAGGAAGAGattgaagatggaggagaggaggaggaggaaactaCAGTGGTGGCAGACAGTAAAGCACCCAAGGGCAAATCATGGGAGCAGTTCAGACACCGCCAGATGACTAGGACGTCGGTTGAATCACAGACAGGATCGATGGACTCGATGGAGCTGCAGTTGGAGGCCAAGCAGATTGTCCAGTCCGTTTTTACGAACATTCAAGGAGGCCCCAAAAGAGACTGGGATGAAACaggctcctcctcatcttcaaagAAACGAAGCCGGTCTCCTGCTGCAAGGGCCAATAAACCACGGAGACCCAAGGACAGTGACATCAAGGTGGATGATGACCTTGAGTATTAA